A stretch of DNA from Pristis pectinata isolate sPriPec2 chromosome 35, sPriPec2.1.pri, whole genome shotgun sequence:
GGCACCATTCATTCCTCACCCCAGAAGTTCAGTAGTTTGGCAAGCATCCCCATGACCCCGTTGCCCAGCCTACAATTTTCATACGATGCAGATATACTTCTTCCACCAGGAACTCGACAGTGTCCTCATTTTGTTGGCGGTCAAGGTCTTCATCTTGCGCTCACTGGCCACTTGGCTGTCCAACTGACGGAGACCGCAAACAATGGCCATGTCGAAGACCTCCTTCAGGTTCTTCTGGGTCAGCGAGGAGCACTCAATGTAGGTCACAGCTCCAATCTTCTCAGCGAGGCCATGGGCAGCAGCCAAGGGCACTGGCTTCTCCTTGCAAGCAGCCAGCTCGATTAGGACCTTGACGTCTCCTCGGAGGTCGCACTGGGTGCCCACCAGGACCACAGGGGCGGTGGGGCAGTGTGACCGGATCTCGGGCATCCACTTCTCCACCACGTTCTGGAAAGACGAGGGACTGACCACGCTgaagcagagcaggaagacgGCCGATTTGTGGTAGCAGAAGTGGCGGAGTTTGTCAAACTCGTcctgggaaggagagagggaagagacacaagaggtggGTTCAGGGGGCTGTCTGATGGACCCACCAAGACCACCTTAATTTCAGATGAGCCCTGAAGCCATGTGGGAaactcagcagccaatttatgcacaagttcccacaaacagtgagGTGATAGTCAGTGTGTGAAGTTGGTTAAGGCATAGTTCACTGGACAACCAACCTACCCTTCAAACATGGCCCCCCACACGGGGCA
This window harbors:
- the rhoub gene encoding ras homolog family member Ub — protein: MPPQDLSDYRVRFAPPVPPHKPRQDTRNGSPQERFLKCVLLGDGAVGKTSLVVSYTTNGYPTKYVPTAFDDFSAVVQVDGTPIRLQLCDTAGQDEFDKLRHFCYHKSAVFLLCFSVVSPSSFQNVVEKWMPEIRSHCPTAPVVLVGTQCDLRGDVKVLIELAACKEKPVPLAAAHGLAEKIGAVTYIECSSLTQKNLKEVFDMAIVCGLRQLDSQVASERKMKTLTANKMRTLSSSWWKKYICIV